The following coding sequences are from one bacterium window:
- a CDS encoding C1 family peptidase codes for MNIKLKFMINSFLLLSSITAFSTPFSLVKEQSGLTLYFPQPLLKEPIGCIYLNNEFLTALSEKNISDGNIPLNPSLSDKIIQSDKFTISILIQGAFNKNIIEITNSAVFSYKNSKTQYISETTTDNELKLLAFKRFDELRNIRKAIIDNNAHWTAGLNKIFMLPDEKRNNLFQGMHQPTDSTTQKSFVSPLALPDSFDWHTKDGKDWMSPVKDQGSVCGSCWAFGAVGVAEAATNIGENNPDIDLDLAEQTLVTDCCTSCGDCAGGNDETSLLFIKSTGIPLESCDPYTACNGVCDRCTDWLSQTRKITTYAKGQAGSGASNINISKLQTALSSGPISSYMNIYEDFLSYASGVYKHLTGLVLGAHIVVLTGWNNKDSCFNVKNSWSPTWGENGYFRIKYGQCSLGYFYCQATYTALSVNAGKDTSILSGDSITLSPTITGGAPNYSKTAPNNYTYNWTPSLGLSNPTIKTPKASPAVITNYILTVTDLNVSKSDTVKITVSPEMPTLIAPDSGHTTNDSTPSFVWHKSTGATKYRIKIDSDSTEISDTAFTSTALSKTTHLWRVKAGNNTGRWSPYSTIWQIIINSVEIQDTSIATPKTFFISNNYPNPFTNSTTIEYGLPINANVTINIYNSSGQKIITLLNKSQNAGYYTLVWDGKDNSGKKAAAGIYFYILKTMEFTSTKKIMYLIK; via the coding sequence ATGAACATTAAATTAAAATTTATGATTAATTCCTTTCTGCTTTTATCCTCAATCACTGCATTTTCTACGCCATTTTCCTTGGTCAAAGAACAATCCGGCTTAACTTTATACTTTCCACAACCCCTGCTGAAAGAACCAATTGGTTGTATCTACCTGAATAATGAATTTTTAACTGCTTTATCAGAAAAGAATATCTCTGATGGAAATATTCCCCTAAATCCTTCACTATCCGACAAAATAATCCAATCCGATAAATTTACGATTTCCATACTAATACAAGGCGCGTTCAATAAAAATATTATAGAAATAACGAACTCTGCCGTTTTTTCTTATAAAAACTCTAAAACGCAATACATAAGCGAAACAACTACCGATAATGAACTGAAACTTTTGGCATTTAAAAGATTTGATGAACTTAGAAACATTCGTAAAGCCATAATAGATAACAACGCTCACTGGACCGCAGGTTTAAACAAAATATTTATGCTCCCTGATGAAAAACGCAATAACCTATTTCAGGGAATGCACCAACCAACCGATTCTACAACCCAAAAATCTTTCGTCTCCCCTCTTGCGTTACCCGATTCCTTCGATTGGCACACTAAAGACGGGAAAGATTGGATGTCTCCTGTGAAAGACCAGGGGAGTGTTTGTGGAAGCTGCTGGGCTTTTGGAGCTGTCGGGGTAGCAGAAGCGGCTACAAATATAGGGGAAAACAATCCGGATATCGACCTTGACCTTGCGGAACAAACTCTTGTTACCGACTGTTGCACTAGCTGTGGAGATTGCGCCGGTGGTAATGATGAGACTTCTCTTCTTTTTATAAAATCCACCGGGATTCCTCTTGAATCCTGTGACCCATACACTGCCTGTAACGGTGTCTGCGACAGATGCACGGATTGGTTATCCCAAACAAGAAAAATTACAACATATGCTAAAGGACAGGCTGGAAGCGGAGCAAGTAATATAAACATATCTAAACTTCAAACTGCCCTCTCATCTGGTCCAATAAGTTCTTATATGAACATCTATGAAGATTTTCTTTCTTACGCATCAGGCGTTTATAAACACTTAACAGGTCTGGTTTTAGGAGCACACATTGTCGTCCTGACCGGATGGAACAACAAAGATTCCTGCTTTAATGTAAAAAACTCATGGAGCCCTACATGGGGTGAAAATGGGTATTTTAGAATAAAATACGGACAGTGCAGTCTTGGATATTTTTATTGCCAGGCTACTTATACCGCATTATCAGTAAATGCCGGAAAAGATACTTCAATATTGTCGGGAGATTCTATCACTCTTAGCCCAACAATTACAGGCGGCGCTCCCAATTACTCAAAAACGGCTCCTAATAATTATACATATAACTGGACGCCCTCGCTAGGTCTATCCAATCCAACAATAAAAACTCCAAAAGCATCCCCCGCAGTGATTACTAATTACATATTAACGGTAACCGACCTTAATGTATCAAAATCCGACACTGTTAAAATAACCGTATCCCCGGAAATGCCCACTTTAATAGCCCCGGATTCAGGGCATACAACAAATGACTCTACTCCGTCTTTTGTATGGCATAAATCAACGGGAGCAACAAAATACAGGATTAAAATAGATTCTGACAGCACAGAAATTTCTGATACAGCCTTTACTTCCACTGCTCTATCAAAAACTACTCATCTTTGGCGGGTAAAAGCAGGTAATAATACGGGAAGATGGTCACCCTACTCGACAATATGGCAAATTATTATAAATTCTGTAGAGATTCAGGACACTTCTATTGCTACACCAAAAACGTTTTTCATTTCCAATAATTACCCAAACCCTTTTACAAATTCAACGACAATAGAATACGGGCTACCTATTAATGCTAATGTAACTATCAATATCTACAACTCATCCGGCCAAAAAATAATAACCCTCCTGAATAAATCACAGAATGCAGGTTATTATACTCTTGTATGGGATGGAAAAGATAATTCAGGTAAAAAAGCAGCTGCAGGGATTTATTTCTATATATTAAAAACTATGGAATTTACATCTACAAAAAAAATAATGTACCTAATAAAATGA
- a CDS encoding T9SS type A sorting domain-containing protein, with protein sequence MKKYLISGITIVFVLFITFLAKAIISEQITFSHLNVVPQEKTSQLSNIKNDFLVNNDTSGGCKQANPTVAMSYSGNILVAWEDMRNGNDYDIYACKYALNGIPLTSIFRVNNDSGGSAQNTPSISADSIGNFVIVWNDTRDGEPNIYGQLYNNQAIPQGNNFIVNDDNSGETQDEPAVAFLADNKFAVVWTDQRNRTTRDRDIYCQIYNLNGTKVGNNFFVNNDGSRVGQRTPHISPDGPNTFSVVWGDSRQNELDIFCQRYTSSGTPINTNFKVNDDTTNNFFGWYPFINSNLNNQNVIVWRDNRIKLSDPRIWGQKYQPSTGLIGTNFCVNLTGKCCWHSLTKLTSVGVDSAGNFNIVWTDNRRTQNATDTYIQKYDSNGNPIGNNTLVNNSPSDDPNTELLSSAPMIVTQKHNTQIQSTVVWQDKPDSEDINIMLQTYDNANNPIGNNINIVPEAGTRPQTQPQIAINENGNFVIVWEDRREWYHCDIFAQRYDKTGNPIGTNIKVNDSTHYDNNAMPAVAIDTNGAFIVVWRESDMFISARKYDTNGNPTSLPFQVICLTAGFAMASSEPKIAVDVKGNFVVVWEDLRLDNKFPDIFGQKYSADCTPIDTLFKVNEVTGNQSILPNISMKKNGEFIVVWQEEEYLQDKVHFDVEGQRFDSLGQKIGTNFIINDDAAFAVQQYNPTVVLKENGEFIVVWEDYRNGNADIYCQRLDSSALPIGSNFRINQDFDSSLQRFPAVTVIPESGNFIVSWTSSKNVNMQIMAQILDSTSNFIDNNFVVNETPFHASNQRWGKSGRNIAANNELIAFTWMDNRRLQGWDIYAKLIGKKSAIEDNSQTKIIISPNPVYKKLTVRYTVPKTGNYSISLYDIAGRQVIKQSQGKKTKGTHSAEFDVSKYSSGIYFTKVDGNLTPQSNVNKVVIFKDSK encoded by the coding sequence ATGAAAAAATATTTAATCTCCGGAATAACAATTGTTTTTGTTTTATTTATTACTTTTCTAGCCAAAGCTATAATTTCAGAACAAATCACATTCTCACATCTTAATGTTGTTCCTCAGGAAAAGACTAGCCAGTTATCAAATATTAAGAATGATTTCCTCGTTAATAATGATACGAGTGGCGGTTGCAAACAAGCCAACCCAACAGTCGCAATGTCTTATTCCGGTAACATACTAGTAGCATGGGAAGATATGAGAAATGGGAATGACTATGACATCTATGCGTGTAAATATGCCTTAAATGGAATACCGCTAACTTCTATATTTCGAGTGAATAATGATTCCGGCGGTTCAGCACAAAATACTCCATCTATATCGGCAGACAGCATAGGTAATTTTGTAATCGTATGGAATGATACTAGAGATGGGGAACCCAATATCTATGGTCAATTATATAACAACCAGGCTATCCCCCAAGGGAATAATTTCATCGTAAACGATGATAACAGCGGGGAAACACAGGATGAGCCGGCCGTAGCATTCCTAGCAGACAATAAATTTGCAGTAGTATGGACAGACCAACGCAATAGAACTACAAGAGATAGAGATATTTATTGTCAGATATACAACTTAAATGGAACTAAAGTCGGGAATAACTTCTTCGTTAACAATGATGGTTCAAGGGTAGGACAAAGAACTCCTCATATATCTCCTGATGGACCAAATACTTTTTCCGTAGTATGGGGCGATTCCAGACAAAATGAATTAGATATATTTTGCCAAAGATATACATCATCAGGAACTCCAATTAATACTAATTTTAAAGTTAATGATGATACAACAAATAATTTTTTTGGATGGTATCCTTTTATAAATAGCAATCTTAATAACCAAAATGTAATAGTATGGAGAGATAACCGCATAAAACTTTCCGATCCAAGAATATGGGGACAAAAATATCAACCAAGTACGGGTTTAATAGGAACAAATTTTTGTGTTAATCTGACAGGTAAGTGTTGCTGGCATTCATTAACAAAACTTACCTCAGTAGGAGTAGATAGTGCAGGAAATTTCAACATAGTATGGACGGATAATAGACGAACACAAAACGCCACAGATACCTATATCCAAAAATATGACTCAAATGGAAATCCCATTGGCAATAATACACTAGTTAATAACTCCCCGTCAGATGACCCAAACACTGAATTATTATCTTCCGCCCCCATGATTGTTACTCAAAAACATAACACCCAAATTCAATCGACAGTTGTATGGCAAGATAAACCGGACAGCGAAGATATTAATATTATGTTACAAACTTATGATAACGCAAATAATCCGATTGGGAATAATATAAATATAGTCCCGGAAGCCGGTACGCGCCCGCAAACACAGCCTCAAATTGCAATAAATGAAAATGGTAATTTTGTGATTGTCTGGGAAGATAGACGGGAATGGTATCATTGTGATATATTTGCTCAAAGATATGATAAAACCGGAAACCCCATCGGCACTAATATAAAAGTAAATGATAGCACGCATTACGACAATAACGCAATGCCTGCAGTAGCAATAGATACAAATGGTGCATTTATAGTAGTATGGAGAGAATCGGATATGTTTATATCTGCTAGGAAATATGACACAAATGGAAATCCAACAAGTCTCCCGTTTCAGGTAATTTGTTTAACTGCAGGCTTTGCAATGGCATCCAGTGAACCTAAAATCGCAGTAGATGTAAAAGGTAATTTCGTAGTAGTGTGGGAAGACCTCCGGTTAGATAATAAATTTCCGGATATATTCGGGCAAAAATATTCTGCAGATTGTACACCCATAGACACTTTGTTTAAAGTTAATGAAGTAACCGGAAACCAAAGCATATTACCAAATATAAGTATGAAAAAAAATGGAGAATTCATAGTTGTATGGCAAGAAGAAGAATATTTACAGGATAAAGTCCATTTTGATGTAGAAGGACAAAGATTTGATTCGCTTGGACAAAAAATAGGAACAAATTTCATAATAAATGATGACGCAGCATTCGCCGTTCAACAATACAATCCAACTGTAGTTTTAAAAGAAAATGGTGAATTTATAGTTGTGTGGGAAGATTATAGAAACGGTAATGCAGATATTTATTGCCAGAGACTTGATTCAAGTGCCTTGCCAATAGGTTCTAATTTTAGAATAAACCAGGATTTCGATTCTTCTCTACAACGATTTCCTGCCGTAACGGTAATTCCGGAATCCGGAAATTTCATAGTTAGCTGGACAAGTTCAAAAAATGTAAACATGCAAATAATGGCACAAATACTGGATAGCACAAGTAACTTTATAGATAACAATTTCGTAGTCAATGAAACTCCTTTTCACGCTTCTAATCAACGTTGGGGGAAAAGCGGAAGAAATATTGCTGCTAATAATGAACTTATAGCATTCACATGGATGGATAACCGGAGACTTCAGGGCTGGGACATCTACGCAAAACTTATTGGGAAAAAATCAGCGATTGAAGACAATTCTCAAACTAAAATTATTATATCTCCTAATCCAGTGTATAAAAAACTTACCGTACGATATACCGTCCCCAAAACAGGAAATTATTCAATATCTTTATATGATATAGCAGGAAGACAAGTAATTAAACAATCTCAAGGAAAAAAGACAAAAGGAACTCATTCTGCAGAGTTTGATGTTTCAAAATATAGTTCTGGAATTTATTTTACTAAAGTTGACGGGAATTTAACGCCACAAAGCAATGTAAATAAAGTTGTCATTTTCAAAGATTCGAAATGA
- the rpmF gene encoding 50S ribosomal protein L32, protein MGAPRRRVTKTRGRDRRTNWKSKPTQLIACSKCGTLILPHRRCQKCGNYKDKEVLI, encoded by the coding sequence ATGGGTGCACCAAGACGGAGAGTCACTAAAACAAGAGGCAGAGACAGAAGAACAAACTGGAAAAGTAAACCAACTCAGCTTATAGCTTGCTCAAAATGTGGAACTCTAATATTACCACATAGAAGATGTCAGAAATGCGGTAATTATAAAGATAAAGAAGTTCTTATATAA
- a CDS encoding GAF domain-containing protein: MQNFSHLIDKITVIVDNNLERDGKLKDICKLLKDNIPHYNWVGFYIAENSKPELILGPYIGTPTEHTKIPFGKGICGQAAERKETFVVQDVSKETNYLSCNINVKSEIVVPIFKDNKIVGELDIDSHATSPFTKEDKDFLENICKIISKVF; this comes from the coding sequence ATGCAAAACTTTAGTCACCTTATTGATAAAATAACAGTAATTGTTGACAACAATTTAGAAAGAGACGGAAAACTCAAAGATATTTGTAAATTACTTAAAGATAATATTCCTCATTATAATTGGGTCGGATTTTATATTGCGGAAAACTCAAAACCGGAACTCATTCTTGGCCCTTATATAGGAACCCCAACCGAACATACAAAAATACCATTTGGAAAAGGTATATGCGGACAAGCAGCAGAAAGAAAAGAAACTTTTGTCGTTCAGGATGTCTCGAAAGAAACTAATTATCTCTCCTGTAACATAAACGTAAAGTCCGAAATAGTAGTTCCTATTTTCAAAGATAATAAAATAGTAGGCGAACTCGATATTGACTCACACGCCACTTCCCCCTTTACAAAGGAAGATAAAGATTTTCTAGAAAATATATGCAAAATAATCTCTAAAGTCTTTTAA
- a CDS encoding Mov34/MPN/PAD-1 family protein encodes MSIVYNEIILSESAFFHMVTSAMEVYRKEVIGILISTSSAEGNTCHVKYAIPQQEAVRKFTWAIITNTEQKLKDTIENMNAALSTKNKIVGYFHSHTDFADVRAIPEPSKLDLKSFSEPNIHIIIAINHASKTYQWLENTDGTLSGTVGKYHIKLQGYLFSNKKSKHLPIKLS; translated from the coding sequence ATGAGTATCGTATACAATGAAATCATTCTCAGCGAATCGGCTTTTTTCCATATGGTCACTTCCGCTATGGAAGTATATAGAAAAGAAGTAATCGGAATATTGATAAGCACAAGTAGCGCGGAAGGAAATACTTGCCACGTAAAATATGCAATCCCCCAGCAAGAAGCCGTCCGTAAGTTTACATGGGCAATAATTACAAATACCGAACAGAAATTAAAAGATACTATAGAAAATATGAATGCTGCTCTTTCAACAAAAAATAAAATAGTAGGCTACTTCCATTCCCATACTGATTTTGCAGATGTAAGAGCAATTCCGGAACCAAGTAAATTAGACTTAAAATCCTTTTCTGAACCTAATATACATATAATTATTGCAATAAATCACGCCTCTAAAACCTATCAATGGTTAGAAAATACGGACGGAACACTCTCCGGCACAGTAGGAAAATACCACATAAAATTACAGGGATATCTGTTTTCTAATAAAAAATCAAAACACTTACCCATAAAATTATCTTGA
- the panC gene encoding pantoate--beta-alanine ligase: MKTIMKHPAPTVKIISKISEMQEISKEIRKKNISIGFVPTMGALHKGHISLIDIAKKHSRFVVVSIFVNPTQFGPKEDFNKYPRTFNKDIELLSEKKIDILFAPTNNEVYPEGYRTYIDIPSFSNKLCGKSRPTHFKGVCTIVAKLFNIVNPDIAVFGEKDAQQVIILKKMTKDLNFPTKIITGKIIREPNGLAMSSRNKYLTNKQKQNASIIYKTLRETANKINKGERNIPKLKKFIKDGILTKMTYSSPSENSLKIDYIEIINKNNLQQPKTLKGECLIAIAVWYGKTRLIDNITVNC; the protein is encoded by the coding sequence ATGAAAACAATAATGAAACATCCCGCCCCGACAGTGAAAATAATTAGCAAAATCTCTGAAATGCAAGAAATATCTAAAGAGATTCGCAAGAAAAATATCTCTATAGGATTCGTGCCTACTATGGGAGCCTTACATAAAGGTCATATTTCACTCATAGATATTGCTAAAAAACATAGTCGATTTGTAGTAGTAAGTATATTCGTTAATCCAACACAATTTGGGCCAAAAGAAGATTTTAATAAATATCCCAGAACTTTTAACAAAGATATCGAACTCTTATCTGAAAAAAAAATAGATATACTATTTGCACCAACAAACAACGAAGTGTATCCCGAAGGATACCGAACATACATTGATATCCCTAGTTTCTCAAACAAACTATGCGGAAAATCAAGGCCTACTCATTTTAAAGGCGTTTGCACAATCGTAGCTAAATTATTTAATATTGTTAATCCGGATATTGCGGTGTTTGGCGAAAAAGATGCACAACAAGTAATTATTCTAAAGAAAATGACAAAAGATCTTAATTTCCCAACAAAAATTATAACAGGAAAGATAATAAGGGAACCAAATGGGCTTGCTATGAGTTCCAGAAATAAGTATCTCACTAATAAGCAAAAACAAAATGCCTCAATTATCTATAAGACTCTTAGAGAAACAGCAAATAAAATTAATAAAGGAGAACGCAATATTCCAAAACTAAAAAAATTTATAAAAGATGGAATATTAACAAAAATGACATATTCCTCCCCGTCAGAGAATAGTTTAAAAATAGATTACATAGAAATTATAAACAAAAATAATCTACAACAACCCAAAACACTTAAAGGCGAATGTTTAATTGCAATAGCTGTATGGTACGGGAAAACAAGGCTTATAGATAACATAACCGTTAACTGTTGA
- a CDS encoding carboxymuconolactone decarboxylase family protein: MAGKSINAFNKERKELNTTVMEYSGLSMKRFFSLDSQVYRKGKLSEKTKELIGLVSSLVLRCDDCIKYHTIQCYEKGITDNELEEAISIGLIVGGSITIPHIRKIFKLWKELKRNAKL, encoded by the coding sequence ATGGCTGGTAAATCAATTAACGCTTTCAACAAAGAACGCAAAGAACTTAATACCACTGTAATGGAATACAGCGGGTTAAGTATGAAAAGATTTTTTAGCCTTGATTCTCAGGTATATCGTAAAGGTAAACTTTCCGAGAAAACTAAAGAACTTATTGGACTTGTATCTTCACTTGTATTGAGATGCGATGATTGTATTAAATATCATACAATTCAATGCTACGAAAAAGGTATCACCGATAATGAACTTGAAGAAGCCATTTCTATAGGACTAATAGTCGGCGGCTCAATCACTATCCCCCACATAAGAAAAATATTCAAACTCTGGAAAGAATTAAAAAGAAATGCAAAACTTTAG